The DNA sequence TTTCGTACTTACATCTAATCTCCACATTTTTACACAGTTTTGGAAATATGGTAGAAACCTAGTTAGCAGGGGGTTCCCTTGCAACCAAATAAATGTTGAAAGTGGCCAACAGAACAAAACCTGGAAGCCTCTGGTCCAAAtgatatacagtcaaacctgggtaagtgagaactggataagtgagaaaactctataagtgagagtaatagccaggacccgtcatttttagctcctaaaacctctattagcgagaaacggAAACCTCTATAAGAGAGAGTATTTTTTCCCTCATgaacctccgtaagtgagactgctactattctatacctctataagcgacagtcgagctttatttatttatattatttaggaggaacaaatgacaaaacaaattacaaatttaaaatctgctattttatgacccattcttaactttcgtggaacttcttaacattgtttttgtattgttttctcgtcaatattgaacctattctatttcgtggaactaaataacgttattattttatggcattcttttcgaatggacacgtgtgcctgtgtaccatCTTGTTTGTcagacttactcagtttatcgttaatcaattgctgtcattaagtgataaacttaaaatagtgaattcGTTTGAATCCGTAAAATCTctaaatgaaattcagagggagcattagagagaaactcgggttagtgagaaacctctataagcgagaatgagattgtgctcccttgaactctcgcttatccaggtttgactgtaataGTTTGGAGTTATATAAAATCCTACAAGCAGTTCTAACCTACTGTTTCTATGAAAGGCAATAAGGGTCAAAGCAACAGACAATTACTTCCCTAGGCTCTATAATCGAAGATAGACTCCCTGTCAAACTAACAaccatttaaatataatttctatgtTATACATCTCTTACCGTAACTGGTTGTGTTCGTTTTGAGCTCTTGTGACTAATGCTTGAAGTGTATTGAGGTATGATCTCCATGCTTCTGAACCGTACTCTAACTGCAACTCTAAATTGAGAACTCTGATAGCTTGGTGTGACAGCTGTGCATGAGAGTTGTCAACTGACTCGGCCCAGGCACTTGGTTCACTCATTCTTCCGACTGGAGGGGGTGGAAGTTCATACCTGAGGaattaattatacataatatttcaatagttttttttttaaaaccacatTCCTGTGCTTCACTACATCACGTGATCACTCAATAGTGATGTTTGTTAACATGACCAGAGGATTTGGCATATTAACAGTCAGCATCACAAGATACCACTTAGTAAAAGTTACAGACCTACATATTATATCTCCTCACAATCTTACTATTACTTCATTATCATCATGTTCATACTGTGGCATCAGTAGCCAGGCTGACTCAAATACCAACTTAGCTTACAAACCTATCAActtaattgaagtcgtcgtggcctaaaagataagacgtccggtgcattcgtgttgagcaatacactgggtgttcgaatcccaggcgagtaccaatttttctaatgaaatacctactaaacaaatgttcatgattgacttccatggtgaaggaattacatcatgtaatcaaaatcaagccattaagcaggccgaatgcaggcagcattggaggaagctggtgcaaaagctggaccaaggtggtcacgaccctcagtaatgaggaaacgacaaagaagaagaagaagaagaatcaaaatcaaacccgcaagtttttatttacgtaattactgatggtaggacctctagtaaatccgcgcgggtaggtaccaccatcctgcctatttctgccgtgaagcagtaatgcgtttcggtttgaagggtggggcagccgttgtaactatacttgagaccttagaccctatatctcaaggtgggtggtgcaaattaaaagaacaaaataataaataaaaaaaattgcaggtTTTATGCACCTCTTCATAGACAATGGTTCCATCGGCAATCTCTGTTGCACTCTTTCCATCTCTCGTTGTAAAGCAGGAGTTTCAAATGCAGAACTTGGTTCTGGTCCTGCATTTTCAAGATAGTTCTTTGTGGGTCTATAGCGTCTGCACTCTTCTTCCACCATGGCCAATGCCTGAAAATCAATTCCCATATTTAAGGGTAGTTTAAGGAGTCTTCTATAAGTAGGTTTGATTATAAGGACATTTTATACTGCAGTATCAATAAGAAGTGctttaataatacttttttgagACAGCTTCCCAGTCACACAATCAATTATTACAATAGcaatgaaacaaaataataaaatcgtgaattgaattgaatttgaaattgacattaaaattgaaaaagaatTGAAGCAAAAGTGCTTTGTAGCTTACAGTGTATGCAAAAATTCCTAGAAGTTCTGCATTTCCTAGACTGACCAAGATGAATATTACCAAAATTACTTCGTTTTGTATCACTCAATGCAAAAAGGAACAAACAGAAATCTAATTTCAAATTGATCTTTGGCAGTGGTCGAACCAAGACTATACAAATCGGTTTATTCTAAAGGTGAAATTATTCCATTTCGAAAAAGGAAGTCCTTCGAAATAGCATACATGTTCAAgaaacaacgaaaaaaaaacatttttatataaatctcTCAGCGGTGACTGCGCATTTTGAAGCAGACGAGAATATAACCCACATTTGTGAAGTGTGGTCGTTCAGACCAGCAATACCAAAATGATTATTGAATTTCTTTCTCTAGATGTCAAAGCTAAAGCGATATGAATCTTTGTTGTAAAGGAAATGGTccaagaattaaaaaaagtaaggTTATCATAATACTTACAGCTTCTCTTACTCCAGGATCGTCATATCCTTGGTCTATATATGGTAATGCATCTACGACAACTTCTCCTGCCATTTTCTACAAAATTTATAACTCCCTTTACTACGAATGGGTACTGTGATTTATCACTTTATATTAAAGTTTTAACGCTGTTctttgtttatttgattttagttGTGTCACTTGTGTGACATTCTTCGTTTGAGCTAGTTTTAAGCCTAAAATGAACAGGCAAAAGAAATATAGTCCATATAGCTAAATCTTTTGAATTCCTCGATATTCAAtaaattgatattaaattaatattatattataaaatggaATTTAATGAAAGAAGAACACATCGAGTAGATATTAGATGAGTTGATAATGAAACAATGGTGCTTACTGAGAGATCAACgaacttattttgaaaatattctcGAGTGGCAGCCACACACGACGCAGCTTAGATAGACTTTCGACGAGGTGAACTGACGTCCTACTGAAAGTCGCAGGAATCTAATAAATACGGTCGCTGCACGTCTAGGAGTGGATGATTTGTGTGAACACGTCCaatgtttgtttgattttttaaaacTTGTGCCATTTCACATGTATTCAGTGATTAAAAAGCTTTCATTACTACAAAATTAGACATTTTATTACAGatacattcgcgaagcagttgccctTAGCTGTTAGATCTCCTACGGAGTCGTGGCCAGGTCAGGCCTTCGGTACTTTGGAGGATTGGCTTGTGCGGCTTTTCGAAGCCTGCCTTGAGCCCGGACGGAAATCGGACAGATTCATCCTTCTGAGGAAAGAGGAGCTCCTCTAGGAGTCATCCGTGGTGTACCACcacatcgtgttgctggacgaaacTAGAAAATTGTTGGAGCAAGTCGTGGATGCGTCATCTGCCCCATCCCCAGGACGGGTTCCAATCGGTCAGCCGAACAGTACGGCTTCAGAAAGGGCCGGTCTACCATCGACGCAATCATGCGTGTGTGTACCCTCTTTGATGAGACTGTTGCCCGGGGCGAGGTGGCAGTTTCcttaaagtctcagtaaataaccatcattttacttagatttcaCGCCAATTGATtattgtttcaaattaatcaactctatttcattttacttcatattatcatttttcataaaatacaatGATAACTTAGGCTGTATCGTATGATacttttgcctttccagttggaaaaatagaactactacaAATATTGACAGTGGACAGTAGCACTATTGTCAAAGAATAGTGTTATATtgataaatgtaaattaatgataataatgtcAGACTTAGGTGGTGGTACCGTACCTACTGTACCTACTGAAATATTCCTTTTAATTTGCTTACATACTCTTTTAACGTAAATAAATAGGTACGACTGTCACGGAAGGAAAAAGattgttattgtaaaataattaggtgctttttatattaaacttaGTGTAATTAAAACTCGTGGACCTATTAGTCAATGTATTGAAATGTAATTCAATTTGGTTTTTTCAGTAGAACAAAACAAATTCAAGCTTCCAAACCACAAGACAAATTTCTTTTTCGTCTTGTTTATATTCTACTGAAAATGACCATCCAAGAAGATTTAACTCAATCCGAATCCCCACAAACGGATTTAACTAaggttttaaatttggaattattattatttgttgtaaaatttaatgCAGTACAAACTTCACGGCCTTGATTATCTTTATAAACTTCCTAATTCTAgaaaacacaatatttttttataaatgagaataatttatttttaatatttaaaaaacaaattgcaGGTTGCGGCATTACATCAAAAACGTACATTGGCATTTGTAAATCATTTCCTAACAATAAATGTACAATTTCTGAATAACTTTATGACGAATTGCGAGCAGAAACTGATGCAGTTTGAGAGAAAATTAGAAAAAGTTAATGCTGCCATGGTTTTGTTAGAATCTAAggtgattatatttttataaattattgtatgtaaACAAAAACGGATatctaaaatgtttttattttctatcatTAGTCATAATAAACCATTTCTGCAAGACCTTCTCTGGAAAGCTGTTGATTGATCTGATAAAGTAAGAGCAGCCTATTGATATATTTGCAATGCATAAAGCttcaattgaattaaaaaaaaaacggtctcCTACCAGATTAGAAATTAGACTACTACTAATTTTAAGATATGGCATCATTGCATTTCACCATAATCCTTATTCAGGTTGTGTTTATGCCATTTCTTTAATTGCCCATGTGCCTCAAAAACTTCATTTTAATTGATAGCATACATCAAACCgatacataaatagataaaacTTATTGATTTCAGTTATCTTCAATACCAGAATTAGACATTCCTAAGCAGACAAATACAAGTAATGTTACAGAGACTGAATCTACTGAAAGTCAAAATGAAACAGAACTCCAAGAAGAAAATCTAGAAAGAAAACTAGAAGACCAAGCCCCAGCAGAAATGAAAACTAAACCTGAATAtgataaatttgttaaaatGGTTCAAGTAGGAGTGCCATTGCAGGCAGTGAAACTCAAAGTCTCGTTAGAAGGTCTCGATCCTGAAATACTGgagcaattaataaaataaaataatattttattatttacattattgtgTTGTTAGCATAGTATGATCAAATAACCATAGTGTGTAAACCATAGTTTACTTTTATAGAACAAACAATAGAACAGTGTATTCTGTGATACCTCTAATCTAATGGGATCAtaagtgtaaaattaataaaataaaataatattttttttttgtttaattgtaaTCAACGTATAGTTTAGAAAATATTATCttttatctataaaaatatcattctaattgttaaaattgtaatgtttttgttcttatcgttttaaataatgtaataggCTCAAATATTTAAGTAGCAttccttaatatttttatgaaatgttgaaaatgttgtttttaataaaggattttataatcatgcaagattattgatCACATAGAGGTGGACctagaaaaaaatcattaaatactTCTGAAAGTTGATATATGCttactattttaattaatttattttgtgaaaCATGTTGTATGCgatttattcctttttttgcaaataaataGTATTCTTATAGGGGTAGTAGGTGTATTGATTTATGAGAGATTTATTTGACGTAAAATTGGCCATGTCAGTTAGATTGTGTACAATCATGCTACAGagatactattatattatattctagTAACAATAATAGGCACCTATAGGCATCAAATGTTGTACCATCCTAAGTAATTGCAGAAATAGTTCTCTGCCAGCAccctgataataaataaaaataaggctGGCCAtaccattaatatttttatgagacaTATTAATTAATGCTaagcatgatttttttattcctactcATAGaagttatagttatagtattaccATACGATGTGGATGGTAATAAAGTATAGGTGCAATAAATGGGAGGTTTTAAGGATGCATCTGGTCCAAAGTGGTGACCTtgattacatattgataaagtTCTTAGagcaaaaccaaattaatctGAACTTTTTGTCGAGTATCCAATAAGATGCTAAAACAAACTCATATTTTCTAATTTACCAGCACACCACCTGTCAAATTGTCACCATTGCAAAATTCATTCCTTTATTCATCCATATTAAACGCACAAATACAGTCACTCCAAGAAATATGGATAgtcaaataaaacacaaatgtaGGCAATGGTCTTATTTATTAGAAGCATTTAAAATTGGATCATCTGTCCCTTTCTCTTCTTGTCACCACCGAGCTCAAAGTGCTTGCATCTCTTCAATGCAACCTGTGATCTCACCTTGCAATCGGCACACTCAAGACGGAGCACAATTTTCTTAGTGGTTTTTGCCTAAAACAACCAACAAATAATTTGTAGTGATAAAATTAATCTTGTTTTTCTTGTGAGTTTCAAGTTTATTGACTAACTTAACTAACTTCtttggttctttttttaa is a window from the Bombyx mori chromosome 12, ASM3026992v2 genome containing:
- the LOC101741443 gene encoding pre-mRNA-splicing factor SPF27 isoform X2; the encoded protein is MAGEVVVDALPYIDQGYDDPGVREAALAMVEEECRRYRPTKNYLENAGPEPSSAFETPALQREMERVQQRLPMEPLSMKRYELPPPPVGRMSEPSAWAESVDNSHAQLSHQAIRVLNLELQLEYGSEAWRSYLNTLQALVTRAQNEHNQLRKQIGSVNWERKRVQTASGARLRALRRRWAQLVSDNYRLERALLHLQQAKGEVPVEEGEEADLDIVKLPEKLNSETEKEVQKKIEDMFAD
- the LOC101741584 gene encoding WASH complex subunit 3 gives rise to the protein MTIQEDLTQSESPQTDLTKVAALHQKRTLAFVNHFLTINVQFLNNFMTNCEQKLMQFERKLEKVNAAMVLLESKLSSIPELDIPKQTNTSNVTETESTESQNETELQEENLERKLEDQAPAEMKTKPEYDKFVKMVQVGVPLQAVKLKVSLEGLDPEILEQLIK
- the LOC101741443 gene encoding pre-mRNA-splicing factor SPF27 isoform X1 is translated as MAGEVVVDALPYIDQGYDDPGVREAALAMVEEECRRYRPTKNYLENAGPEPSSAFETPALQREMERVQQRLPMEPLSMKRYELPPPPVGRMSEPSAWAESVDNSHAQLSHQAIRVLNLELQLEYGSEAWRSYLNTLQALVTRAQNEHNQLRKQIGSVNWERKRVQTASGARLRALRRRWAQLVSDNYRLERALLHLQQVRSSYFIIIFLMKYVLNQLFTIDFHGEGITSNKNETCKIRICVITGGRTSCESARVATTTLPISTVKQ